Part of the Sorghum bicolor cultivar BTx623 chromosome 1, Sorghum_bicolor_NCBIv3, whole genome shotgun sequence genome, aagggaactacttctagctacacaagcaagaaggtaactagaaagctacacaagctaactaattacaagagcaactacacaagcacaagtataagaATGTAAGcataagcttgtgttagggacttgcaaaccaacgggaagaacaatgttgacacgatgttTTTCTCCCaaagttcacttggttgccaccaagctacgtccccgttgagacaagctccaaggttgccgccggtcgtcttgctagtggtgacccgcaagtcacactctcccacgtggagtgcttaccacaagctctagcacttgacccggccggaccacttgtcgctcttcacgtctcgctcaactagagttgctcttcgcgatccccgtggggtgagcaccgtacccctcacaatctcttcttcggagcaccacacaatcttcttgcgtgcttcgacggagtcacaagccaccaagccgtctaggaggtggcaacctccaagagtaacaagcaccaccggcttgcaacacgaacacctagtgccactcgatgtaatctctcaatgcaacgcactagaatcgctcactcacacaatcggatgatcactatcaagcataagtgggttagaggctttactagcactccccaagcatggacactaagtcccaagggtgctcagcaccagccaaagccggccaccacttctatttatagccccaagggctaaactagctgttgccccttcactgggcaaaacacaagggcaccggacgctcacagggagccaccggacgctcaactcctagcgtccggtgctcaggcatcagccacgtgtcactagctgtttgaactcgaccgttaccGAACGGCTACTGCACACGCGCGCCTGcatagcaccaccggacgctctactgcgtcacaccggacgcgtccagtgcacaccggacccgtgcgcagagagctccgcaaactcgcagagtcatcggacgcgagccaccggacgcaccctgagcgtccggtgctcaccggactcatgcgcagagagggtcgccaaaccgcccgcacaccggacgctgagcaccggactcactccggtgcgtccggtgcacacctgcaccacagacaccacaccagacgctctggaccagcgtccggtgctgccaacaccagcgtccggtgagtgtttctcagcgagaaacactcctgcAACTTCTCCAGAGAAACACTCCtgcaacttctccaaatttcccaccggcgcaatagaaaatatgcacttaattttctcaaaagcgcctctcaaccctaggaactccacctcctttgtaaatgtgctaacaccaacaagtgtccaccaccaaagtgcatgtgtgttagcttttcacaaacatttttccaaaggagttagcctctcaacttgctacgctactcgatcctaacacatatgcaaagttagatcgctcaagtggcactagatgaccgatatgcaaacaagtttgcccctcttgatagtacggccatctatcctaaatccggtcatatacttctctacacacctatgaccggtgaaatgaaaaagccctaggttatacctttgccttgcgctttccattccatctccaatgttgatgcaacacatgcaccaaccaattaccaaatgatacgatccacttcatatcatcacatgaccatattggttcatcgatcttgacctcacttgctcttcaccgttgcctcggtccatcggcgctaagtcttgctcaagcttcaccgtcacacgcggtccctcgcttcaaagcctccgacttgcccttcactcttgcaaccggtccatcgagccaagcctcatcttgatcttctccaccttggtcacatgactccatgtcatgtctcatatgcaatgagctcctccatcatcatgttatcacctgtggactaatctcctgtgtatctcacataaacactattagtccacctaagttgtcactcaattaccaaaactaaaCAAGAACCTTTTGTCGGGTCGAGGCCTGTCACAAAGAAAGAGGGAATGGGTGAGGAAAGGGATAGGTTGGCCTAAAGTTAGCTTGTGAAGAGGTTGTAGGCTGAAAGGAAAATAGAGAGCAGGAGATTTGGTGGGCTGGGTGATTGGGATTTTGTCCAAAACCATATAGGCagattttaaaaactttttaaattctATAAACTCATTTTTAAGCTTCAATTAAAAAAGTTGATCCTATCGAGTTTAAACTCATTTCCACATAATAAAATTAACTGAAGTAAGATGAATGCAAAAAATATAATCTATgtatagatttatttaattataaattattatttttctccAACTAAAATTAACTTTATGCTATCTGAGGAGGATTGTATTATCCTTAGAAGCATGATAGATGATGTGCATGATACAAAGGTTCCTATTATGCATTCTAACCTCCATGGCGTTGTCACGTACATGTGTGGCTTTAGTGAAGAGGAATTGATTGTTGCACAACCATCTTGTGGACAACAAGTCTTAGTGTACTACCATTATGGGGATGAATAAGTCTGGTCCATGCTAGTTGATCCATATATATTTTGTGCGGGGGTCCTCTTTCTGGTGGTCTAACAACCTCTATTGCAATTGGTGTTTTTTGGTGGATGCTTATTTTGTGTAGTCCCTACTCTATGGGCAGCTCCTTTTATGTATAACTCCTTGGTGGACTATATGTTGTGCAGTGATGATATCCCTCTACATGTGTAGATGATGTATTCCCAGTCTTTTGTGTAGCTAACATGCAGCTCCAACTAACTATAGATCAAAGTTGGTGACCATTTAGAGACCAACATGAACAACTAACTAACTAAGTAACTAATCTTATGACTCTAGGCTAGTATCAGCATACATATAAACATCTATTGCTAGTGCTTGTACCCATTTCAACTCTAGTTTACATGTATGTGGTAACTTTATCATCACTATTAATAATATGAGGTAACCAGACTCGTGTTGCATGTAGCATCAAGACAAACTCCACCTGCATCTGAATTTAGGATGTTCACATGCAACCAGCTAGCCAAACAACATCAAAACAAACTCCACCTGCATCTGAATTTCAGATGTTCACATACAACCAGGCAGCCAAACAATGTTACTGTGTAGCCTGACTAAATTAGCAGAAGCAACCAAACATCCACCTCATGCATGCCTTTGCCTAGCCACGGAGGGTCTAACTATAGCTTAGTGGTGCAAGCCAGGCTAGTTTGGTATAGGAAATCAAACACacccttgagccccttcactacCACATTTTGGAGCAGGATCCTAGCCATTTCCACCATCTTACAAATGCCACAATGGCACCAGTTCCCATATCTGCGTAAATAAATATAAGGTCACGGTAAGAACCTTTGTGATTGTTGCGATTTTAATACGCTACAATgacatgttcatgttggtctcCAAATAGAGTGTTCTGCATCTGGGAGGCTGCTCATGATCAAGTAGTGGGATTTAGGAGTGCGGTGCATGCTGCAAGAATACAAGTTGAGGGATGAAGCTTCTGCCTTTTATGGATCCACGAAAAATTAAGATGTGAATCTTGTTGCACCATCAGTGAAGCCCAAGGATTGTACATTTATGGTTAAGGGTGCCATAATCTTAGTCTAGGTAATTATCATTATAATTTTAATTACTAAGTTGTTGTAAACATTTATCACTAGTGCCTTGTACTCAATTCAACTATATTGCATCTGTTTGTGGTAAAATCATAAGTGCTAGTACGAGGACGTTACAAGTGCTAGTACTAGGTAACCAAACCTATACTGCATGTAGCATACCAAAACAAATTCCACTTGCACCTGAATTTGAAATGTTCTCATGCAACCAAACAACTAAGCACCGTTACTATACAACTTAGCTGGGTGAATATAAGCAACCAAACATCCACCTCATGCATGCCTGTGCCTAGCCACAGACTAGCTTTGCAAGCCATGCTAGTTTGGTATAGGAAACCAAACATGCCCTTCAGCCCTTCACTACCACATTTTGGAGCATGATCCCACATCCATTTCCACCATCTTATAAATGCCACAACGGGACCGGGTCCTATAACTACGTGATTGTTGCAATTTTAATACATTATAACCTGACATGGAaatggagtgttctctagctgaGAGGCTGCTCATGACCAAGTAGTGGGATTCAGGAGTGCAGTGCATGCATGCTGCAAGAATACAAGTTCAAGGATGAAGCTTTTGCTACCTTTTATGGATAAAAAAAAAGATGTGAAGCTTGTTGCACCACCATTGAAGCCTAAGGATCGTATATTTTCGGTTAAGGATGCCATAATCTTAGTCTAGGCTATTatcattatcattttaattattaagttgttataaaAATCTACCACTTATGCCTTGTACTCAATTCAGCTCTATTATTGCATCCTTATGTGGTAACGTTACAAGCGCTAGTACGAGGTTAGCATACCAAAACAAACTCCACTTGCACCTGAATTTCAAATGTTCACGTGCAACTGAGCAACTAAACACCGTTACTATACAGCTTAGCTTAGCTTAGCTGTGTTACATTAATATAAGCAGCCAAAATCCATCTCATACATGCTTCGCATCTAGCCACGAAGGGTCTTGCTCAGTGGTAGCGAGCTAGAATATTTTGCCTAGAAAATCAAACACACCCTTCGGATAAGCCTTCACTACCACGTTTTTATTGAGGAGCATAATCTCACGCCTATTTCCGACGTCTTACAAATGCCATGTTGGCACCACTTCCCATAACTCcgtaaatataaataataacatCACAGTTAGAACCTTATTATTAAGATCCTTATGAGGACAGAGAGATGATAGTGCTAACATATCACAATTAGTTATCGATCAGGTTTAACATTAGTTTGTTGAGTAGACGAGAAGGGATAGCTGTTGCTCATGACTCATGAGGGATGCAATTCACAGGTAGCGCAGGATCTTGGAAACCATCTAGCTAGGGCATGCATTCAGCGGGCGACTGATACTGAGCGATAAAAAAGCTGGCTGGCCCCGACGCAGCGCAGCACGCAAGAGTGATGCTAGTGAAACTGAAATGCACACACACCGTACACGCAGCTTGCCAGGCAAGGCCCAGCCAACAGCGGACCATAGATAGGGGTTGGCATacatatatttattatatatataagcatacagTGATCTGTGTGCAGTGTCGACGGCTACTCAGTGGCACTGCTGCTCATCATCAGGTCCTTCGTTCGTTCGTTTTGGAGACGAACAAGATGAGCTTCTTCTCCGGCAGCAGCAAGTACGCATCAAACACAAGCAGATGTTAGTTTATTCTTCCTCTCTTTCAACCGGTTGTTCTGATGATGGTTGTTGTCGTCCCTGGCGGCGATGGATTGCATATGCGCTTTGCAGGAACCACCTGAGGACATTCAGGGCAAAGAAGAGCTTGTCACCCAGGAACAAGGTAAGCTGTGCCTATTGGCGTGGTTCTCATCATGTCAATGTCGACGCGACTTGATGACTAGCATTGCTTGATGAACTATTCCATTCTTGATGATGTTGTCCATCATGAGTTTATTCCATGATTACTCCATCCTTTTATTAGTTTACAAGGGATAGGGTTGAGGTGATAGGCCAAGCTTTTTGTGGTTGTAGCCGTTAGAGCGTTGAACTCCAGAGGTCGTTAAAAACCCCGCCCGATCTGGATTTGAAGTGCAGCACCCTCTAAATGTGATACCCTGGCGAAATCTTCTCTGGTGGTCTCTATTATTTTTGGATTAAGGTAATAGTGCGGCAACCAATTTTATTTCAcaaactaaataaaaaaaaggctAAGGGGTTAGAAAGGTAGGGTGCTTTGGCCAGATTTTTCCCTTTTGGTTTTCTTGCTTTCTGCTTTTATTAATTCTCGCTCTCTTTTAATAACGTGCAAATCCCTCGCTTTAATTTTcttaaaaaataaagaaaatagaAAATGATGCACATACGTGCTGCACCCTATATGTTCTGGTCATGTTATAACAGGATATCAGTAGATGAGAATTTTGAGCTACGGTCAATTGATGGAATACCTTTTCTTACCCATGGAGCGATGTTTGCATGATGATCATTGTTTCCCTTGAAATGATAATGTTTTGCATATAGTGGTAGCTCTAACTTTTTTTTTACGATAGAAGAAGCTTTATCAATAATAAATTAAAGTTATGGCTATGTAACAAATAAACCAATACACGTTTCCTCAAAAAACAAACCAATAAACGCTGCAATCATGAGAAATCAGTTAGAGCTGCATCGCCTGTGATTTCACCTCGTAAATTATTGCCCGTTCCTTTGCTTTCCAAATGATCTTTTTAAGCAGGAACTGAAACCGTGCACCTTAATTTAATTTTCTTTCACTTTTGTCCTGTCATGCATAGATTGATTCCTTGAAACGCATTTAGCTAGCTACGGTTCTTACAACGCCAAATAAAACTCTCAGAAAAGCTGTTTACAGGGGTTAATTAAATTGGAGCCAGCTAACAAATATAGTAGCATTATACTTGGGGACCACATCCAAATTGTAGGCTGTCAGATCTGAGCTTAGGAAAAACAAGACTTTACATTACAACTAAGAGTTGTATCAGGAGCGGATCCAAAGGGCTTCCCTCATGCATCACCATCACCGTAGCGTGCTGCTCTAATAAGACTGCCCACAACCTATGAATTTGTCGATGATGAAAGAAGATGGCACACATGCTCATGCACGTTATTGATGTCACGATGCGTTGTGCAGCAACAAGAGTTTTGAGCATCGGTGTTCACTGCATGCGCATTAGTGTTTCTGGCATCGAGCACAACGTGGGTAATCTAAACTCTATGTGTGCATCCATCTTTGTCATATATAGCTCTGTTAGTACAAGGAGTCTACCGGTTAGTGTCCTTGTGGCGTGTCTTGTCTAACAAAAATTTGAAGCACATGTCTAGACGTACGCGTAGAAAAAATAGAAACGGAGAATAAAGGCGTTTTCTATTGGCAGAGCTGATACCTAGTAGACTAGGAATATAATCTACGTTATAGGATTCGAAGCGTTttaacatgtctatatgttagCTTAAGCTGGCATGCTAAGATCTACTAGCAAACTGAAAATCTACGTTACACGATTTGAAGTCCCactttattatatttatatgtaGTTCAAGCTAGTATGCCCGCTAGCCTGCGTTACTACTACCCGAAAGGATGGTACATATGTGGGCCATGGACCATCCTATGTTTGGCCCAAGGCCCATATCCCCCTCTCTTCTCTTGATTTTAAGCTCTTATTAAAATGGAAATTAATAGCCATACTTATGACATGTGAAAAGACTATAATAGCTTCAAAGATCTAAAAACCTTAAAATAGAGAGGGGGAAAGTCGATGATTTGGTGTATTTTCTTCCCAAATTTGTATTGCTTCTGGCGTCAACCAATGTTGAAAGACTGTTTATTTTCTACAAAACACGACAGTAGTCACGAGTAAATTTAGAAATACGATGACACGTGAGATATTATTTTGGATGAAATAAGTATATAGCCACATTCATTAATCTCGCATCACGTTGTTTTTTTCACTACTATTATATACCATGCATGCCATCTCGATCTTTATGCTCGATTCTTGTATGCTGAAAGTTAATTTGTGATTGTTTCCAGGGTACGCAGTTGAGGAAGCTCATTGACTCCACTCTCGGCAGCGGCAACCTGCGAGAGGCAGTCCGCCTGCCCACTGGGGAAGATCTCAACGAGTGGCTGGCTGTCAACAGTAAATCAAATCCCTCGTGATCCTCAATTTCAGTTCTTAAATCTCCCATGCTCAAATTCAAAGCCCTTGATGGTCACGTTCGTTGGCCTACTTGATGGATTGAAGGCACTGCAGTTTCTGCTTCGAGTGTCTAATGAACTTGCATTGCTTTCTGATGGCAGCTGTTGACTTCTTCAACCACATAAACGTCCTGTACAGCACCCTGGTGGAGTTCTGCACTCCACATACCTGCCCAGTCATGGCAGCTGGACCAAAGTACAGTATCACAAATGAAACAAATACTGTCACACTGCAAATTTAAACTGTCTGATGAAAATGCAATGAAATCTCCACAGGTACGAGTACAGGTGGGCCGATGGAGTCAATGTCAAGGTGCCCATCAAGGTGTCTGCACCCAAGTACGTGGACTACCTGATGGACTGGATAGAAATCCAGCTGGATGATGAAGACATATTCCCTCAACAGCTTGGTAATTTCTCTCTTAATTTGTCCGTCGTCGCAAAGTGCAACACACTGGAAACTGTACTACTTGGGTTTGAGATCTTATTTTTGCCTGACCAATTACCATTTGTGTTGCTGACGCTGAACAGGAGCTCCTTTCCCTCCCAACTTCCTTGACGTTGTCAAGACG contains:
- the LOC8080421 gene encoding MOB kinase activator-like 1A, which encodes MSFFSGSSKNHLRTFRAKKSLSPRNKGTQLRKLIDSTLGSGNLREAVRLPTGEDLNEWLAVNTVDFFNHINVLYSTLVEFCTPHTCPVMAAGPKYEYRWADGVNVKVPIKVSAPKYVDYLMDWIEIQLDDEDIFPQQLGAPFPPNFLDVVKTIFKRLFRVYAHIYHSHFQMIVKLKEEAHLNTCFKHFVFFALEFNLIESTELTPLRELIEPLKVQY